From Daucus carota subsp. sativus chromosome 6, DH1 v3.0, whole genome shotgun sequence:
CTTGTTGCTTTTCTGGATCCTTGGATCCACTTGGACCAGCATTAAGCCTTTCTTGCTTACTTTTACCAACCCGACAATCCTTCTTGAAATGTCCAGGTTTTCCACACTTCCAACATGCAATCTTAGCCCTTTTATTGGAAGAGTTGTTGTTGTTTCCTTTGAATTTCCGTTTATCACCCTTGCTGGTTTTAGAATTCTTATAAGATCCACCATCTTCAACCATATTCACAGAAGACTTACCGACTTGGTTCTTTCCCTTagcattattctcattttcttgaGTCCTCAAAGCCTCTTCAATTCGGAAGTGACTTCCAAGTTCaaccaatgtcatatcttctttATTATGTTTCAAGGTGTGTTTAAAATCCTTCCATGATGGTGGCAGTTTGTCAATAACACCATAAACAGAGATAGATTCATCCATCTTCAAATTGTGTTGAACAAACTGTCCCAGAATCCTTAACAATTCATTGTATTGGTCCATCACCGGTCTAGAATCGACCATTTTATAGTTCATAAAATTACTGACAAGAAACTTCTTACTAAAAGCATCTTCTGCCATGTACTTGGATTCAAGAGAATCCCACAATTCTTTCGCCGACTCAACATTTTGATATACATCGAAGAGGGAATCAGACATACCGTTTAGGATGTGACCGCGGCAGATGTAGTCATCGTTTTCCCATTTGCAGCGTTGCCTTGTTTGTTCAATAGTTTCATTTTCAATCTCTTCTGGCATGGGAGTACTTAGAACATACACAAACTTTAGCGTGGTCAACAAAAAATGCATCTTCTTTTGCCATCTTCGAAAATCTTGACCCTCAAACTTGTCCAATTTTGCAAACTTACTTGTCATGTCTTTTGCAGATTCTCCATTCGTCATCTTTAGAATAAAATAACTTCAATCTTTGTTGTAGATATGGTGATAACTTGGATTTTTCTGAAGTCGTGTGAACACTTtcagattgaagttatttgtggttCACCAAATAATTCAATCGGATAGTCAGAAAATCtgcaagaagagagaatgtgTATTGTTGTGTATTTCAAATGAACCATCTATTTTGAAATGATCAatgcaacatctatatatagatgtcaaTAGATGTGTCTTTTGACAATAGACACATCTTAATCCAAATAGATTTGTCTAATGGCAATAGAAACATCTTAtcccaatagatgtgtctaatgtcaatggacaaatctaatgccaatagacacttcttttccaatagatgtgtctaatgccaatgaacatgcctcatgagcactaataatcataataaactcgAACTAAGCATACACTCCGTACTCTCCCGACTTGTTCgatgtaatattatgattacattgatcaactagttaattcaatttacactaaaataaccaacaaatggagcattccatctcaaattaggTATGATCTCTAGCATATAATGTAAGGAACAGAATGGAGGAagaaataaaatttgttaacaattgcccataatatagttcatttttcattccattccttccggaatcattcacctcaaccaaacacaacataagagtaTCTTCCGCCCATCAAAACCCTTAagctaaaattcattaaatcatactataaataaaaattatagataatgtgtgaaatttgcTCTACTTCAACCACACATAACCTTTTtccaaaaaatatagccaaccaattgatgttggctatatttggcCAACCACCAACTAGTATAGCTAGTACCATCAAAGCAAAATTGCTTACAGCttcgacaaattttacataatgtcttacatgtccaatttagtCAACAACTTTTAGTTAGACCCGGCAAATTTTCACACGACATgaatacacgacacgaaaacgacacgaaaatttagtgtttgtgtttgcattttgagtacacgacacgaaaaggtacacgacacgaagtaCACGACTGAGATGTcgtgtcggttttgtgtttacccttcgggtacacgacacgacacgaggtacacgaaataaatataatttaatagttaaatattaatatttaattataaatatgtatatttataataaatatatgtatattttcttttaaaataatacatagtttataatattgtaagtgtaaatgatttaaatatatatatatttcatactattttgtaaattttttgcctagaaatttaatatttacattaatttatatattcatttatatttatatttaaattcgattttacacgaaacacgaCACGAGAACGACACAAAAACggaggtacacgacacgaaaatatACGAACGCTAAaccggtcggttttgtgtttggtttttgagtacacgacacgaaagtacacgatctGCACGAATTACCAGATCTACTTTTAGTCAACACCgttagagatgctctaaagATCATCACGTGTTCCGACCTCAAAGGATCAAGTAAAGTTTACGGGTCAAAAATTGATTATCTGAAGGCTCTTAAGGGAAAGTGTTCggtatataaataaaatgtatattttaaaatgaattttgtaattgttttctaTAACGTTTTtgactaataaattttatattattattacctattcaatatatatagaagattttaataataatttatattcttttaaacAAGTTCAAACGAATTCAAAGCAAAGTCTCATTCGAACTTGACTAATAATGTAACTAAAATGTTTTTGCGGGAAggttttcaatatatataaataaagaataaaattaGGCATCTCGAATTGTTGTAAACCTTTTCTTTTCGAACGAGAGGTGATTCactataattgattttaattaaatgatttatatatatattgggatTCTTATTACtagtactagcctttaacccgtgcgaagcacgggcgggtatatatttcgtaatttattatttataatttaaattttaaaatcattttattagtattttagtattaatggattgaattttaattatattatattattcaactgactatatatgtattagtacatttaatctgaatttagtacacgtagatttaaaaataaaaaaaatcaaaaaattcaaattttttccaaacatagccgatcgtgtaatacttttgaaagattcagtaatctaatcaatcgaatttcaaacgtaattttgtaatcttggtttttttgacaacaataacatTTAAAATTAGAGTTCGAAAGAGtcatgtaatggttcgtgtttacattgaaatagaacacgttaaaattaaaaagagttatatgaaggttcttgttaaaagaagatattcaaaattatatatttataattttatttataacatcattataatttttttagtgaaatattatatgataatgtattgttatgagtgtttttaatatttgaaactgtttaataatataatactaatggactccacatttgtagacttgtagtaccaaaaggagagtaccaaaccaaaaaatataactaaaatcttggattacaaattatacctatgttggcttattatagtatagtatagtataataTAGTACAGATGAgcacaattaattataaaaataagttcaAGTTCGAGAATCATAGAATTCTAGCCAAACCAAGTAGGCGCTAGTTTGAATCTCAGTAAAAGAGCTCGAGCTGGTGAACAGTGGTAGCTCACCATAGCTATTCAATTAGCCATGTTAAAAACAAACCAAGAAGCACAATCAAATAGCACAAGCTGCCACAAGCTGATCTACATGCAAAGCTCGAAAAACTTCCAGCAGGTGTGCTTGTGCTCAGCACAACAACAGTCCAATCATCCTCCTTACCAATGCCAGCTCCAGTGAACTTGGAACTCTTCAGATACTTACCGTAAAATGTTTGAGTAAAGTTGTTTAGAACAAGATTTGGCACTCTGTTGACAACACAAACCGATAGCATTAATCCGTCTGTCGTGGAATTAATGTTCACCTTGCATTTCTTGAGAATGTCCGGGACTCCTGGCACACTGTTGGGATCAGTTACTTGAGAACATGACTCGCCTTCTAGTTGCTTCGCGATTTCCTTGGCAAAGCATGAGGCCTTGTAGTTCATTGTCAGGGCTGATAAGTTCTGCGATTGCCTGAAAACATTAATGCCTTTAAGAAGGCTTTCTTTCTCATCTgcaaagaattaaaaaaaaaaaaaaaaaaagtggagtTAGTATAATCAAGTCCTAAGCAGTAAATTTTTACTGCAAATCTGAAAAATGTAGGAGTTAGTATAGTACTATGTTGTGTCAGATGTGTGCCATGGGTCACGGATGCAAGCAGCAAGAGATTGGCCAGCAGAAGAGAAGTTAGGAGGCGAAGATGATGAGTAAATAAAGAAATTACCATTGTCTTGAAAGTGCACATTTGCCtgataaatattaaagattcaggtttgttatttatatataatcatttacaATACCTAAGCTAGTAGCCATTTTGATATGATTACTGTTTAGGAAATTGATAGTTTTGGCTATGGGTTGAGGGGACATTGTTTCTTGAATCCTACAATATTGCTTCTGGCAAAGCAGGGGTGGTGAATGCATGAACTCTTAGCACTGGTATCCATCAGATGTAGACTACAGCTACAGAATACAAAGGAAGCAACTTGATTCTTGATCTTCTACATTTAGTCTCGTATAACGTCATCTCTAAGCTACTATATTTTCATCATAATTTGTAAGTTTCGTGCAGTCTCATGAGTTAGAGCATCAGAGCTGCATAACTTTAGCAAGAGCTGATGTTCAACATTGGGACATACAATTCCTTTTTCAATTTTCTGAGACCGCGAGATTTATTTTACACGATAAAAAAGTGTATCACATATTGCAAATTGCAATTTTGTGTGCATT
This genomic window contains:
- the LOC108226025 gene encoding uncharacterized GPI-anchored protein At5g19250-like, which translates into the protein MATSLDEKESLLKGINVFRQSQNLSALTMNYKASCFAKEIAKQLEGESCSQVTDPNSVPGVPDILKKCKVNINSTTDGLMLSVCVVNRVPNLVLNNFTQTFYGKYLKSSKFTGAGIGKEDDWTVVVLSTSTPAGSFSSFACRSACGSLCYLIVLLGLFLTWLIE